One window of the Procambarus clarkii isolate CNS0578487 chromosome 89, FALCON_Pclarkii_2.0, whole genome shotgun sequence genome contains the following:
- the LOC123773330 gene encoding cytosolic purine 5'-nucleotidase isoform X6 — protein MDYTIAEYKSPQYETLGFNFLKQRLIVMGYPEEIKEFEYDPTFPTRGLWFDRLYGNLLKVDGFGNILVCVHGFKFFKPSEVYELYPNKFIQLDESRIYVMNTLFNLPEIYMIACLIDFFSNSPQYVKMSEGIKSGDLYMSFKSIFQDIRTAVDWVHMKGDLKKKTVECVDEYVHKDERLPLLLDRLRDSGAKVFLLTNSEYWYTNAIMEYLLNFSDKNGDVRDWKTFFDFIGVDAGKPGFFLDGTIMRQVDTTTGALKLGTHTGKLKQGQVYSGGSCDVFTELIGAKGKDVLYVGDHIFGDILKSKKIRGWRTFLVVPELVQELHVWTEKCSLFTKLQNLDVMLGDLYKNLDSSTYERPDLTKVRAAIKEVTHEMDLSYGMLGSVFRSGSRQSHFSTQVSRYADVYASTLLNLIYYPFSYMFRAPAMLMPHESTVAHEQRFQVGDGPVSTRSRASSIQVDSPDNLQSKRPKIRVLERAESMVPHARAETPKRVTHYHDEDDSEEESDKSS, from the exons AGGCCTGTGGTTTGATCGGCTCTATGGCAATCTTCTCAAAGTAGATGGTTTTGGCAACATTCTGGTGTGTGTTCATGGATTCAAGTTCTTCAAACC ATCAGAGGTTTATGAATTATATCCTAACAAATTTATCCAGCTGGACGAGTCGAGGATCTATGTGATGAACACACTGTTTAACTTGCCGGAGATATACATGATCGCGTGCCTCATTGACTTCTTTAGTAATTCTCCACAGTATGTTAAGATGTCTGAAGGCATCAAATCTGGAGATCTATATATGAGCTTCAAAAGCATTTTCCAGGATATAAGAACAGCTGTTGACTGGGTTCATATGAAG GGAGACCTGAAGAAGAAGACTGTGGAatgtgtagatgaatatgttcacaAGGATGAGCGTCTACCACTCCTCCTGGACAGACTGAGGGATTCTGGAGCAAAGGTCTTCCTCCTCACCAATTCAGAATACTGGTATACAAATGCCATCATGGAGTACCTTCTCAATTTTTCAGACAAG AATGGTGATGTTAGAGACTGGAAAACTTTCTTTGATTTCATAGGTGTTGATGCAGGCAAACCGGGTTTCTTTCTTGACGGAACAATCATGAGACAAGTGGACACTACTACTGGGGCGCTCAAACTGGGAACACACACTGGAAAACTAAAGCAAGGACAGGTTTATTCCGGAG GAAGCTGTGATGTCTTCACAGAACTTATTGGGGCCAAAGGGAAAGATGTCCTTTATGTTGGAGACCACATCTTTGGTGATATCTTGAAAAGTAAAAAGATTCGGGGTTGGCGTACCTTTTTGGTAGTTCCAGAGTTGGTTCAGGAACTTCATGTGTGGACTGAAAAATGCTCACTCTTCACCAAACTCCAAAACTTAGATGTTATGTTGGGCGATCTTTACAA GAACTTGGATTCCAGCACCTATGAGCGACCAGATCTAACTAAGGTTAGAGCAGCCATCAAAGAAGTTACCCATGAAATGGATCTGAGTTATGGCATGCTCGGATCAGTTTTCAGATCTGGCTCTCGGCAAAGCCATTTCTCTACGCAA GTATCAAGATACGCTGATGTGTATGCCTCTACACTCCTCAACCTGATATATTACCCCTTCAGCTACATGTTTCGTGCCCCGGCcatgctg ATGCCTCATGAATCAACAGTAGCTCATGAACAGCGATTCCAAGTTGGAGATGGACCAGTTTCAACTCGTTCAAGAGCATCCAGTATTCAAGTAGATAGTCCAGATAACCTACAGTCCAAGAGACCAAAGATTAGG GTACTTGAGCGGGCAGAATCCATGGTGCCACACGCGCGAGCAGAAACACCTAAGCGAGTAACTCATTACCACGATGAAGATGACTCGGAGGAGGAGAGTGACAAGTCTTCCTAG